The following are encoded together in the Leuconostoc mesenteroides subsp. mesenteroides ATCC 8293 genome:
- a CDS encoding aspartate aminotransferase family protein, which yields MSKNKEILEEEKIHLANATRVKYFDIVIDHGKGAIITDADGHEYIDLLASASATNTGHSHPKVVEAITSQAQKLIQYTPAYFANTVTAKLADRLVNVAPGNFQKQVAFGNSGSDANDAIIKFARGYTGRQYVVSFTGAYHGSTYGSLSISGVSLNMTRKIGPLLPNTVKVPFPDQTQRIAGESDNDFSERLFKQFKLPFETYLPADEVALVIIEPIQGDGGIIKAPQHYVELVYEFTREHGIVFAVDEVNQGLGRTGKMWSIDHFGIAPDLMSVGKSIASGLPLSAVIGRKEIMDSLQAPANVYTTAGNPVTAAAALATLDVIEEENLVARSRQLGELAKAFFESAAKRYAFIGDVRLYGLNGGIDIINDHGEPDNEATNKLIYRIFELGAIMISLRGNTLRFQPPLVIQEEELQRAFEILEKAFSDLASGKIALPKTDNHIGW from the coding sequence ATGTCAAAAAATAAAGAGATTTTAGAAGAAGAAAAAATTCACTTGGCAAATGCAACGCGGGTTAAATATTTTGATATTGTCATTGATCACGGAAAAGGAGCCATTATTACGGATGCAGATGGGCATGAGTATATTGACTTATTGGCTAGTGCAAGTGCCACTAATACAGGTCATTCACATCCAAAGGTTGTGGAAGCAATTACTAGCCAAGCTCAAAAATTAATTCAGTATACGCCTGCATATTTTGCTAACACGGTGACTGCAAAATTAGCTGATCGCTTAGTGAATGTAGCACCAGGAAACTTCCAAAAACAAGTTGCTTTTGGTAATTCGGGATCGGATGCAAACGATGCGATTATCAAGTTTGCCCGTGGATATACTGGGCGACAATATGTTGTCAGTTTTACGGGTGCTTATCACGGTTCCACATATGGTTCGCTTTCTATCTCAGGAGTCAGCTTGAATATGACTCGAAAAATTGGGCCACTATTGCCAAACACGGTGAAAGTACCTTTTCCTGATCAGACGCAACGAATAGCCGGAGAAAGCGACAATGATTTTTCCGAACGTTTATTTAAACAGTTTAAATTACCATTTGAGACTTATTTACCAGCAGATGAAGTGGCGTTAGTTATTATTGAACCTATTCAAGGTGATGGTGGAATTATCAAAGCACCACAACATTATGTTGAATTGGTTTATGAGTTTACACGTGAACATGGCATTGTTTTTGCTGTCGATGAGGTTAATCAAGGCCTTGGACGAACTGGTAAAATGTGGTCAATTGATCATTTTGGAATTGCCCCAGATTTAATGAGTGTTGGTAAATCGATTGCCAGTGGATTGCCTTTAAGTGCAGTTATTGGGCGCAAAGAAATTATGGACAGTCTGCAAGCACCAGCTAATGTTTACACGACCGCTGGTAACCCAGTAACAGCAGCGGCAGCGCTAGCAACGCTAGACGTTATTGAAGAGGAGAACTTAGTTGCACGTTCTCGACAACTGGGTGAGTTGGCTAAAGCATTCTTTGAGTCTGCTGCTAAACGTTATGCCTTTATTGGAGATGTCCGTTTATATGGTTTGAATGGTGGTATTGATATTATCAATGATCATGGTGAACCTGATAATGAGGCAACTAATAAGTTAATTTATCGTATTTTTGAGTTAGGGGCGATTATGATTAGCCTAAGAGGAAACACCTTGCGTTTTCAACCCCCACTAGTTATTCAAGAAGAGGAGTTGCAGCGCGCCTTTGAAATATTAGAAAAAGCATTTTCTGATTTAGCGTCGGGTAAAATTGCATTACCAAAAACTGATAATCACATTGGTTGGTAA
- the alaS gene encoding alanine--tRNA ligase: protein MKDLSSAEIRQMFLDFFASKGHEVVPSKNLIPQDDPTLLWINSGVATLKKYFDGTVVPNNPRITNSQKAIRTNDIENVGKTARHHTLFEMMGNFSIGDYFKEQAIPWAWELLTSPEWYGLDAEKLYVTVYPKDQEARKIWEEKTSLPDGHIYEVEDNFWDIGEGPSGPDSEIFFDRGSSFQDLPDDDPEMYPGGENERYLEIWNLVFSQFNHLPGLTDNSQYPELPHKNIDTGMGLERVVSVFQNGRTNFDTDLFLPIIRATEKLSNQFTYDDSQDSEVNTSFKVIADHIRAITFAIGDGALPSNEGRGYVIRRLLRRAVLHGQKLGIKGQFLTNLVPIVGDIMESYYPEVKANTAKIQKTVAAEEKRFNATLTGGLSLLNDVIKEAKKTGQTQISGADAFKLSDTYGFPLELTQEQAEDAGLTVDVDRYNDELQAQRVRARAARSNTKSMGVQNAVLTDLRVDSKYVGWSQTEVNHAEIVAIIGEDEQGVDALLDNADVDATVQVAFDVTPFYAEMGGQVPDFGDVLNTNGDVIAHVTDVQTAPNGQHIHTVDVISSFTLGDKVDLKVDMARHIAVSKNHTATHMLDQSLRNVLGGDVHQAGSLVEPEYLRFDFNNEGPVSSEDLDKIESMMNQEIAKNLPVTWLETDIESAKKLGAVAVFGEKYGDQVRVVSIGDFNKEFDGGTHANSTAELGLFKIVSESGIGAGVRRIEAVTGLQALSQYKAQEKALKEIATALKAQKLTDAPEKVYDLQADLRTVQRHAESLEAKLANATAGEIFNDVKTVNGHTYITAQLQVSGMDGLRQVADNWKENYPSDVLVLATVADEKVSLIVAAAPDANQSGIKAGELIKSIAPHIGGGGGGRPDMAQAGGKKPAGIPDAFAAVSAFLADK, encoded by the coding sequence ATGAAAGACTTGAGTTCAGCAGAAATTCGCCAAATGTTTTTAGATTTTTTTGCTTCGAAGGGTCACGAAGTTGTACCTTCAAAAAATCTAATTCCGCAAGATGATCCAACATTGTTATGGATTAATTCCGGTGTTGCGACTTTAAAAAAATATTTTGATGGTACAGTAGTCCCAAATAATCCACGTATCACCAATTCTCAAAAGGCAATTCGTACCAATGATATCGAAAACGTTGGAAAAACAGCTCGACATCATACACTTTTTGAAATGATGGGCAACTTTTCAATTGGTGATTATTTTAAAGAACAAGCAATTCCTTGGGCTTGGGAGTTATTGACTAGTCCTGAGTGGTATGGCTTAGATGCTGAAAAATTGTATGTAACTGTGTATCCTAAAGATCAGGAAGCCAGAAAAATTTGGGAAGAAAAAACTAGCTTGCCGGATGGTCACATTTATGAAGTTGAAGACAACTTTTGGGACATTGGGGAGGGACCTTCTGGCCCTGATTCTGAAATATTCTTTGATCGTGGCAGTTCATTTCAAGATTTACCTGATGATGATCCAGAAATGTATCCGGGTGGTGAAAATGAACGTTATCTAGAAATTTGGAATCTTGTTTTCTCTCAATTTAATCATTTACCAGGATTAACAGATAATTCACAATACCCTGAGTTACCGCACAAAAACATTGATACTGGTATGGGGCTTGAACGTGTCGTATCTGTTTTCCAAAATGGCCGCACTAACTTTGATACAGACTTGTTTTTACCTATCATTCGGGCCACAGAGAAATTATCAAATCAATTTACCTATGATGATAGCCAAGATTCAGAGGTCAATACGAGCTTTAAAGTAATTGCCGACCATATTCGTGCAATAACGTTTGCAATTGGGGATGGGGCTTTGCCTTCAAACGAGGGACGTGGATATGTCATTCGTCGCTTGTTGCGCCGCGCAGTTTTGCATGGACAAAAATTAGGCATTAAAGGACAGTTTTTAACTAACTTGGTACCAATTGTTGGGGACATCATGGAAAGCTACTACCCAGAAGTTAAAGCCAACACTGCCAAGATTCAAAAGACTGTTGCTGCTGAAGAAAAGCGTTTTAATGCAACATTAACAGGCGGACTTTCTTTGTTGAATGATGTGATTAAAGAAGCTAAAAAGACGGGTCAGACACAAATTAGTGGTGCTGATGCCTTCAAATTATCTGATACTTATGGATTCCCACTTGAGTTGACGCAAGAGCAAGCTGAAGATGCTGGGTTGACAGTGGATGTGGATAGATACAATGATGAGTTGCAAGCGCAACGCGTTCGCGCTCGTGCTGCACGCTCTAATACTAAGTCAATGGGCGTTCAAAATGCTGTATTAACTGATTTGCGTGTCGATTCAAAGTATGTCGGTTGGTCCCAAACTGAAGTCAATCATGCGGAAATCGTTGCTATTATTGGCGAAGATGAACAAGGTGTTGATGCGCTATTGGATAATGCTGATGTTGATGCTACCGTACAAGTAGCCTTTGATGTAACACCTTTTTATGCCGAAATGGGCGGACAAGTGCCTGACTTTGGTGATGTTTTGAATACCAATGGAGATGTGATTGCTCATGTGACAGATGTTCAAACAGCTCCAAACGGACAACATATTCATACTGTTGATGTCATTTCAAGCTTTACTCTTGGTGATAAAGTAGATTTGAAGGTTGATATGGCACGTCATATCGCCGTATCCAAAAACCATACAGCAACGCATATGTTAGACCAATCATTACGTAATGTACTTGGCGGTGATGTTCATCAGGCGGGTTCATTAGTAGAACCGGAATATTTAAGGTTTGATTTCAATAATGAGGGACCCGTTTCAAGCGAAGATCTTGATAAAATAGAATCGATGATGAATCAAGAAATTGCTAAGAACCTACCGGTTACTTGGTTAGAAACTGACATTGAGTCTGCGAAAAAATTAGGTGCAGTTGCCGTATTTGGTGAGAAATATGGTGATCAGGTCCGTGTTGTATCCATTGGTGACTTCAACAAAGAGTTTGATGGCGGTACTCATGCTAACTCAACCGCAGAGTTAGGTCTGTTTAAAATAGTTAGTGAATCAGGAATTGGTGCAGGGGTACGCCGTATTGAAGCGGTAACTGGTCTACAAGCACTTTCACAATATAAGGCTCAGGAAAAAGCTTTGAAGGAAATAGCTACTGCTTTGAAAGCACAAAAACTGACCGATGCTCCGGAGAAAGTATATGATTTGCAAGCTGATTTACGTACGGTACAGCGCCATGCCGAATCATTAGAAGCTAAATTAGCTAATGCTACAGCAGGTGAAATATTTAATGATGTAAAAACTGTCAATGGACATACTTATATTACTGCCCAGTTACAGGTTTCTGGCATGGATGGCTTACGACAAGTTGCGGATAACTGGAAAGAAAATTATCCATCGGATGTTTTGGTACTAGCAACCGTTGCTGATGAAAAAGTAAGTTTGATTGTTGCTGCTGCTCCAGATGCTAATCAATCGGGCATTAAGGCCGGCGAACTTATTAAATCTATTGCACCACATATAGGTGGCGGTGGCGGTGGACGTCCGGATATGGCTCAAGCTGGTGGAAAAAAGCCTGCAGGTATTCCAGATGCATTTGCCGCAGTTTCGGCATTCTTAGCAGATAAGTAA
- a CDS encoding IreB family regulatory phosphoprotein, giving the protein MTVGDETAIFDFGNQMPKDIHETLEIVYSSLEEKGYNPINQIVGYLMSGDPAYIPRLNDARNLIKRHERDEIIEELVHAYLKK; this is encoded by the coding sequence ATGACAGTAGGAGATGAAACAGCAATATTTGATTTTGGTAATCAAATGCCAAAAGATATCCATGAAACACTTGAGATTGTGTATAGTTCATTGGAAGAAAAAGGGTATAATCCAATTAATCAAATAGTTGGTTACTTGATGTCTGGCGATCCGGCCTATATTCCACGTTTAAATGACGCACGTAATTTAATTAAACGTCATGAACGCGATGAAATCATTGAAGAACTTGTACACGCCTATTTGAAAAAATAA
- the ruvX gene encoding Holliday junction resolvase RuvX, whose translation MRILGLDVGSRTVGVSVSDPMGWTAQGVEIIRINEDEKEFGIDRLGEIIKEKNATGVVLGLPKNMNNSEGPRAEASRNYAKLIEKTFGLPTDFQDERLTTVEAERMLIEEANISRKKRKKVIDKIAAEFILQNYLDSKGKLTK comes from the coding sequence ATGCGCATATTAGGACTAGATGTTGGTAGTCGAACAGTTGGTGTATCGGTTAGTGATCCGATGGGGTGGACAGCGCAAGGTGTTGAAATCATCCGCATCAACGAGGATGAAAAAGAATTTGGCATTGATCGGTTGGGAGAGATCATCAAAGAGAAAAACGCAACAGGTGTTGTTCTTGGTTTGCCAAAAAACATGAATAATAGTGAGGGACCACGTGCGGAAGCATCCCGAAACTATGCAAAGTTGATTGAGAAAACCTTTGGTTTACCAACTGATTTTCAGGATGAACGGTTAACTACGGTAGAAGCTGAGCGTATGCTCATTGAAGAAGCTAATATATCACGTAAAAAGCGAAAAAAAGTTATCGATAAAATAGCTGCTGAATTTATTTTACAAAATTATTTAGATTCGAAAGGCAAGTTAACCAAGTAG
- a CDS encoding DUF1292 domain-containing protein encodes MSENNAEVQKITLIDESGDEALYEVLFTFHSDEYNKDYILLVPEGIEDDEEVDIQAYIFNPDENGDATEEELIQIEDDKEWDMVEEVLNTFLEDDSNFN; translated from the coding sequence ATGAGCGAAAATAACGCAGAAGTACAAAAAATTACGTTAATTGATGAAAGTGGCGATGAAGCATTATATGAAGTGTTATTCACATTCCATTCAGATGAGTACAATAAAGACTATATTTTGTTAGTACCAGAAGGTATTGAAGATGATGAAGAAGTTGATATTCAAGCATACATTTTCAACCCCGATGAAAACGGCGATGCTACAGAAGAAGAATTAATTCAAATTGAAGATGATAAAGAATGGGATATGGTTGAAGAAGTTTTGAATACTTTCCTTGAAGACGATTCAAATTTTAATTAA
- a CDS encoding cytochrome ubiquinol oxidase subunit I: MVTLVGILDLARFQFAMTTIFHFFFVPMSIGLAVVVASMETMYVIKKEEVYKKMAQFWSKIFLLSFAVGVVTGIIQEFQFGMNWSAYSRYVGDIFGAPLAIEALVAFFAESTFIGLWSFTWDRFKPAIHVIFIWIVAIASSLSALWILAANSFMQNPVGYAIDNNMGRAELTSIFALMTNQQLWIEFPHVLMGTFVAGGFIIAGMSAFKLLKLKKDDVQVDFFRKSINIALAVGLIGVGGTVITGDRHAFELQSMQPMKYAAMEGVDETMDSSKRADKAQPWSLLSVTNPKTHKVIARIEVPYVLSILGNHSLTGGTTVGTTELNKQFEKKYGKTHDGIKDYYVPENTLFYAFRVMAVGAGLLGMVALVALWFNRRKTNLILTQRWFLWILGIMTFFPFVVNTAGWLVTELGRYPWVVYGLMTIADAVSPNVSAASLLISNIVYFLTFASLGGVMIWLSRRVLHDGPDAEKEEELSPRDPYEDLAGSEEAAR; the protein is encoded by the coding sequence ATGGTTACGTTAGTGGGCATACTTGATTTAGCGCGTTTTCAGTTTGCGATGACCACGATTTTTCATTTTTTCTTTGTACCGATGTCAATTGGTTTAGCAGTTGTCGTTGCATCAATGGAAACAATGTATGTGATTAAGAAGGAAGAAGTGTATAAGAAAATGGCCCAATTTTGGAGCAAAATTTTCTTACTTAGCTTCGCCGTTGGTGTGGTAACGGGTATTATTCAAGAATTTCAGTTTGGTATGAATTGGTCGGCATATTCACGTTATGTAGGTGACATTTTTGGGGCACCATTAGCAATAGAAGCGCTCGTTGCTTTCTTTGCTGAATCAACCTTCATTGGTTTATGGTCATTTACCTGGGACCGTTTTAAACCGGCAATTCATGTCATTTTTATTTGGATTGTAGCCATTGCCTCTAGCCTATCAGCGTTATGGATTTTGGCCGCTAACTCATTTATGCAAAATCCTGTTGGGTATGCCATTGATAATAATATGGGGCGTGCCGAGCTGACAAGTATTTTTGCATTAATGACAAATCAACAGCTATGGATTGAATTTCCGCACGTTTTGATGGGAACTTTTGTTGCCGGTGGCTTTATCATTGCAGGAATGTCTGCATTTAAGTTGTTGAAGCTTAAAAAAGATGATGTGCAGGTTGATTTTTTCCGTAAGTCCATTAATATTGCTTTAGCTGTTGGTTTGATTGGTGTTGGTGGTACGGTAATTACCGGGGATCGTCATGCTTTTGAGTTGCAGTCTATGCAACCAATGAAGTACGCTGCTATGGAAGGCGTTGATGAGACAATGGATTCGTCAAAACGCGCTGATAAAGCACAGCCTTGGTCATTGTTATCTGTTACTAATCCGAAAACACATAAAGTAATCGCAAGAATTGAGGTACCATACGTACTATCAATTCTAGGAAATCATTCCTTAACTGGTGGAACAACTGTAGGGACAACTGAGTTAAACAAGCAATTTGAAAAAAAATATGGAAAAACACATGATGGCATTAAAGATTACTATGTGCCAGAAAATACGTTATTCTATGCTTTCCGTGTGATGGCAGTTGGCGCCGGATTATTAGGTATGGTGGCTCTTGTAGCGCTTTGGTTCAATCGTAGAAAAACGAATTTAATTTTGACTCAGCGTTGGTTCTTATGGATTCTAGGAATCATGACGTTCTTCCCATTTGTTGTGAATACCGCGGGATGGTTGGTAACAGAATTAGGACGTTATCCTTGGGTTGTATATGGATTAATGACAATCGCTGACGCTGTATCACCGAATGTTTCTGCCGCTTCGTTACTCATTTCAAATATAGTTTACTTCTTAACCTTCGCGTCACTTGGCGGCGTTATGATCTGGTTGTCTCGTCGTGTGTTGCATGATGGACCTGATGCAGAAAAAGAGGAAGAGCTATCACCACGTGATCCATATGAGGATTTAGCAGGAAGTGAGGAGGCAGCAAGATGA
- the cydB gene encoding cytochrome d ubiquinol oxidase subunit II — MSFLQILWFVLIAILWSGFFFLEGYDFGIGMQFIFNSRNQDDREALYESIGPHWDANEVWLITAGGAMFAAFPYWYASLFSGFYLLLFIVLMALIYRGVSFEFREHMPTIQGSQLWERFIAISSFIAPFFLGMIFTAMVSGMPMDAKGNLSAGFFDYVTPFTLVGGIAVTLMSYVHGLNYTRLRIIGDIRTRAMAQLKVLYPILLAGEALFAILLFFYTDFFQTKLLWTLIILVAIVLSTVIGWYLTVNKKKEVFPFILSGLTLVEVVILIFVGLFPRLMVANNPLHSLKIINASSSPYTLKVMSFVVLTALPLTLGYQIWSFWVFRKRIVADKVVE, encoded by the coding sequence ATGAGTTTCTTACAAATATTATGGTTTGTTTTGATTGCCATATTATGGTCAGGATTCTTCTTTTTAGAAGGCTATGATTTTGGCATTGGCATGCAGTTTATTTTCAATTCCCGTAATCAAGATGATCGAGAAGCGCTGTATGAATCTATCGGACCTCATTGGGATGCCAATGAAGTTTGGTTAATTACTGCGGGTGGCGCAATGTTTGCAGCTTTCCCTTACTGGTACGCATCACTGTTTTCAGGATTTTACTTACTATTGTTTATTGTACTGATGGCATTGATTTATCGCGGTGTTTCCTTTGAATTTCGTGAACATATGCCTACCATTCAGGGGTCACAGTTGTGGGAACGTTTCATTGCAATTAGCTCGTTTATCGCACCATTTTTCTTAGGAATGATTTTTACTGCAATGGTATCAGGTATGCCAATGGATGCTAAGGGAAACTTGTCGGCTGGATTTTTCGATTATGTAACACCATTTACGCTTGTGGGCGGTATTGCTGTCACATTAATGAGTTATGTACATGGCTTGAATTATACACGACTGCGTATTATCGGTGATATTCGCACAAGAGCAATGGCACAATTGAAAGTTCTATATCCAATTTTGTTGGCTGGAGAAGCACTATTTGCAATTCTGCTGTTCTTCTACACGGATTTTTTCCAAACTAAATTGTTATGGACATTAATTATACTAGTGGCAATTGTTTTATCCACAGTTATTGGTTGGTATTTAACGGTTAATAAGAAAAAAGAAGTGTTCCCATTTATTTTATCTGGTTTGACTTTGGTTGAAGTCGTTATCTTAATATTCGTTGGCCTATTCCCACGTTTAATGGTAGCTAACAATCCGTTACACAGTTTAAAAATTATTAATGCATCGTCATCGCCATATACATTAAAAGTGATGTCATTTGTTGTATTAACAGCTTTACCATTGACATTAGGATATCAAATATGGAGTTTCTGGGTTTTCCGTAAGCGTATTGTAGCTGATAAGGTAGTTGAATAA
- the cydD gene encoding thiol reductant ABC exporter subunit CydD: MIDKRLFALPGIISSLVILVILTGIQAFSIIFQGVFLARAIADLWQGKSIDQTLINVLFFAFSFLVRQLLIVLKNNYMSKFADRTVENYRIQLLAKYAEIGPSIIKQSGTGNAVTTLGAGLDNVKNYFQLLLIKVFDLSIIPWLILLYIVYLKWEQGLFLLLVFPVVILFFIILGLAAQSKADAEFANFKNLNNRFVDALRGLPTLKQLGLSQSYGDEIYNISEDYRKTTMRTLRIAITSTFALDFFTTLSVAIVAVFLGMDLMNAKMALFPALTILILAPEYFLPLRNFADDYHATLNGKNSLTDVLEVIDTKIVGPQDELQLNKWQAESELSLNAVQFSYDSKVTLKDISLHAKGYQKIALVGESGSGKSTLLSILGGFLQPEQGTININGQEIKHLTQQQWQKQFFYMPQTPYIFHESLRDNIRFYAPSASDEAINEAVEKAGLSSLIDELPAGLNTVIGESGRQLSGGQAQRVALARMLLDSSRKVLLFDEPTAHLDIETEIDLKRTMSTILDKHLVFFATHRLHWLDQMDLVIVIRDGRIVETGVPGVLLADTNSALNALRHELHKGGLK, from the coding sequence ATGATAGATAAAAGACTTTTTGCGTTACCAGGTATTATTAGTTCTTTGGTAATCTTAGTTATTTTGACAGGAATTCAAGCATTTTCGATTATATTCCAGGGAGTTTTCTTGGCCCGAGCAATTGCTGATTTATGGCAAGGTAAAAGCATTGACCAAACACTTATTAATGTATTGTTTTTTGCGTTTTCTTTTTTGGTGAGACAACTATTGATTGTGTTAAAAAATAACTATATGTCGAAATTTGCTGATCGTACAGTGGAAAATTATCGTATTCAATTGTTGGCTAAGTATGCCGAAATTGGCCCTAGTATTATTAAACAATCGGGCACAGGAAATGCAGTTACAACACTAGGTGCGGGATTGGATAATGTTAAAAACTATTTTCAACTACTACTGATTAAAGTTTTTGATTTGAGTATTATTCCTTGGTTAATTCTGCTATATATTGTTTATCTTAAGTGGGAACAGGGACTATTTTTATTGCTAGTATTTCCAGTGGTTATATTGTTTTTCATCATTTTGGGCTTGGCAGCACAAAGTAAAGCTGATGCAGAGTTCGCTAATTTTAAGAACTTAAATAATCGTTTTGTAGATGCTTTACGAGGCCTGCCAACCTTGAAGCAACTAGGTTTATCGCAATCATATGGTGACGAAATTTATAATATTTCAGAAGATTATCGAAAAACAACCATGCGAACGCTGAGAATTGCGATTACATCAACATTTGCGCTTGATTTTTTTACGACTTTATCAGTTGCAATTGTTGCTGTGTTTTTAGGAATGGATTTAATGAACGCCAAAATGGCACTTTTCCCAGCGTTGACAATTTTGATTTTAGCGCCAGAATATTTTCTTCCTTTGCGTAATTTTGCTGATGATTATCACGCAACTTTGAATGGTAAAAATTCACTAACTGATGTTTTGGAAGTAATTGATACCAAAATTGTCGGTCCACAAGATGAACTTCAATTAAATAAATGGCAAGCAGAGAGTGAATTGTCATTGAACGCTGTGCAGTTTTCTTATGACTCAAAAGTCACCTTGAAAGATATTTCGTTGCACGCTAAAGGGTATCAAAAAATTGCTTTGGTTGGGGAAAGTGGTTCTGGTAAATCTACACTACTAAGTATTTTGGGAGGCTTCTTACAACCTGAACAAGGAACGATAAATATCAATGGACAGGAGATCAAACATTTAACACAACAGCAATGGCAGAAGCAGTTTTTTTATATGCCACAAACACCTTATATTTTTCATGAATCGTTACGTGATAATATTAGGTTTTACGCACCAAGTGCTAGTGACGAAGCAATCAATGAAGCTGTTGAAAAAGCAGGTTTATCCAGTTTGATTGATGAATTGCCAGCAGGGTTGAATACAGTAATTGGTGAGAGTGGGCGTCAACTATCTGGCGGGCAGGCGCAGCGTGTAGCCTTAGCAAGAATGTTGCTAGATTCATCTCGTAAAGTGCTCCTTTTTGATGAACCAACGGCTCATTTAGATATTGAAACTGAAATTGATTTAAAGAGAACGATGTCAACTATCTTGGATAAGCACTTAGTTTTTTTTGCAACACACCGGTTACACTGGTTAGATCAAATGGATTTAGTTATTGTGATACGTGACGGGCGCATTGTGGAAACTGGCGTGCCTGGTGTCTTACTAGCTGATACCAATAGTGCTTTGAATGCGCTGCGTCATGAATTGCATAAAGGTGGTCTGAAATGA